A window of Diospyros lotus cultivar Yz01 chromosome 14, ASM1463336v1, whole genome shotgun sequence contains these coding sequences:
- the LOC127789986 gene encoding histone-lysine N-methyltransferase, H3 lysine-9 specific SUVH1-like: protein MEQGFGSDSVPAPGSVDKSRVLTVRPLRCLVPIFPSPSSSSSPQGGPFMCIPPNGPFPPGISPFYPFSETQRTDEQNPQAPFGVTNQAMHSGFNNAIASPVPINSFRTPDAQAVTNSTHYSGAANGVTGSGRRSTRSRAAGVQSDVAVINEDGYSDSQNQSDQYLSSFSMHVIDAEDNSKSGKRRGNYQKRTRSGADIIASPVVDVDSVANSFLASLSPAVLDALRQTDGDKESVRIILIIFNLLRRRITQIEDGKDTTPGITRRPDLRAGTILMNKGFRANIKKRVGAVPGIEIGDIFFFRMELCLVGLHAPSMAGIDYMTLKVSQDDEPVAVSIVSSGGYEDNVEDGDVLIYSGQGGNIYRKDKDVMFRDQKLERGNLALEKSLRRGNEVRVIRGVKDVAHPTGKVYVYDGLYKIQQSWIEKGKSGINIFKYKLVRLPGQPEAFLMWKSIQQWRDGLASRVGLILPDLTSGAENLPVSLVNDVDDEKGPAHFTYFPSLKYLKPFNSPQTSLSCTCRGGCQPGDLNCPCIQTNGVLPYSTLGVLLSSKSLIYECGPSCLCPPNCRNRMSQAGLKVRLEVFKTKDKGWGLRSWDPIRAEAFICEYAGEAIDKSTGEEFESENEEYIFDATSISEPLPLIHGNLNESQKMPFPLVISAQNGGNVARFMNHSCIPNVHWQPVLRQTNGGSYLHIAFFAIVHIPPMKELTYDYGSVRSSNAEQRRKKCLCGSLKCQGHFP, encoded by the coding sequence ATGGAGCAAGGCTTTGGCTCTGATTCTGTCCCTGCTCCTGGGTCTGTTGATAAGTCTAGGGTTTTGACTGTAAGGCCCTTACGATGCCTTGTTCCAATTTTCCCATCACCATCCTCATCTTCATCTCCCCAAGGTGGGCCGTTTATGTGTATTCCTCCAAATGGTCCTTTCCCACCTGGGATTAGTCCATTTTACCCCTTCTCTGAGACTCAAAGGACTGATGAACAAAATCCTCAAGCCCCATTTGGTGTAACCAACCAAGCTATGCATTCTGGTTTTAACAATGCCATTGCGTCACCTGTTCCCATCAATTCATTTAGAACACCGGACGCACAGGCAGTAACAAACTCTACCCATTATTCTGGTGCTGCAAATGGAGTTACAGGGTCTGGGAGGAGGAGTACTAGAAGCCGTGCTGCTGGTGTTCAGTCAGACGTTGCAGTCATCAATGAAGATGGTTATAGTGACTCCCAAAATCAGAGTGACCAGTATCTGAGTAGCTTCAGTATGCATGTTATTGATGCAGAAGATAACAGTAAGTCAGGCAAGCGAAGAGGGAATTACCAAAAGAGGACAAGGAGTGGTGCTGACATCATTGCATCACCTGTCGTTGATGTTGATTCAGTGGCCAATAGTTTCCTGGCGTCGTTAAGCCCTGCAGTACTTGATGCCCTCAGACAAACTGATGGTGACAAGGAGTCGGTTAGAATTATActcattatatttaatttgcttCGACGAAGGATTACCCAAATTGAAGATGGAAAGGATACAACTCCAGGCATTACAAGGCGCCCAGACTTGAGGGCTGGCACAATCCTGATGAATAAAGGATTTCGGGCAAACATCAAGAAGAGGGTTGGAGCTGTACCAGGGATTGAAATAggtgatattttctttttcaggaTGGAGTTGTGCTTGGTGGGTCTGCATGCTCCATCCATGGCTGGGATTGATTACATGACCCTCAAGGTTAGTCAAGATGATGAGCCTGTGGCTGTCAGTATTGTTTCATCAGGAGGGTATGAGGATAATGTTGAGGATGGAGATGTGTTAATTTACAGTGGACAAGGTGGGAATATTTACCGGAAAGATAAAGATGTAATGTTTCGGGATCAGAAGCTTGAAAGGGGCAATCTTGCCTTAGAGAAGAGCTTGCGGAGGGGTAATGAGGTAAGAGTTATTCGGGGTGTGAAGGATGTTGCACATCCAACTGGGAAAGTATATGTCTATGATGGCCTTTATAAAATCCAGCAGTCGTGGATAGAGAAAGGGAAGTCTGGTATCAATATTTTTAAGTACAAATTGGTTAGACTTCCTGGCCAACCTGAAGCATTTTTGATGTGGAAATCAATTCAGCAATGGAGGGATGGTCTTGCTTCAAGGGTTGGGCTAATCCTGCCGGATCTTACTTCTGGGGCAGAAAATTTACCAGTTTCTCTTGTAAATGACGTTGATGATGAAAAAGGCCCTGCTCACTTCACATACTTTCCAAGTCTCAAATATTTGAAACCATTTAATTCACCACAAACTTCCTTGAGCTGCACTTGCAGAGGTGGATGCCAACCTGGTGACCTCAATTGCCCTTGCATTCAGACAAATGGAGTTCTCCCTTACTCTACACTTGGGGTTCTTCTGAGCTCTAAGTCTCTAATTTATGAGTGTGGTCCTTCCTGTTTATGCCCTCCTAACTGCCGGAATCGAATGTCCCAGGCAGGTCTGAAAGTCCGTCTTGAGGTGTTCAAAACAAAGGATAAGGGTTGGGGTCTGAGGTCCTGGGATCCCATCCGTGCAGAGGCATTTATCTGCGAGTATGCAGGAGAAGCCATTGATAAATCCACGGGAGAGGAGTTTGAGAGTGAAAATGAAGAGTACATCTTTGATGCAACTTCTATCAGCGAACCATTACCACTTATACATGGAAATTTGAATGAGTCTCAAAAAATGCCATTTCCGCTTGTTATAAGTGCACAAAATGGTGGTAATGTAGCTAGATTTATGAACCACAGTTGTATCCCAAATGTACATTGGCAACCAGTTTTGCGACAGACTAATGGTGGAAGTTATCTCCATATTGCTTTTTTTGCAATTGTTCACATTCCACCTATGAAAGAGTTGACATATGATTATGGGTCAGTTCGGTCCAGCAATGCAGAGCAGAGGAGGAAAAAATGCTTATGTGGATCGTTGAAGTGCCAAGGTCATTTTCCTTGA